One Punica granatum isolate Tunisia-2019 chromosome 3, ASM765513v2, whole genome shotgun sequence genomic window carries:
- the LOC116200947 gene encoding mitochondrial inner membrane protease subunit 1-like isoform X1, whose product MALRNIGLWAVEGFELAFSLAKFCCCIHVTGSYVMFPALAMGPSMLPTIDLNGNVIIVERASVWLQKVSRGDMVVLTSPEDPNKQVIKRIVGMEGESVTYLIKPGESDECQTIVVPKGRVWVQGDNIHDSRDSRVFGAIPYGLVHGKLFWRVWPASRFGSMCNV is encoded by the exons atggcTCTAAGAAATATAGGATTGTGGGCAGTAGAAGGCTTCGAGCTAGCCTTCTCTTTGGCAAAGTTCTGCTGCTGCATCCATGTAACTGGCTCCTACGTAATGTTCCCTGCATTG GCAATGGGACCCAGCATGCTCCCAACCATCGATCTAAATGGCAATGTAATCATTGTGGAGCGGGCCTCAGTCTGGCTCCAGAAAGTGAGCCGGGGCGATATGGTTGTGTTAACGTCGCCGGAGGACCCGAATAAGCAGGTCATCAAGCGCATTGTGGGCATGGAGGGCGAATCTGTGACTTATCTCATCAAACCTGGAGAAAGTGATGAATGCCAGACTATTGTG GTTCCAAAAGGTAGAGTCTGGGTTCAGGGCGATAACATTCACGATTCGCGTGATTCAAGAGTTTTTGGGGCAATTCCATATGGCCTTGTACATGGAAAATTATTTTGGAGA GTCTGGCCAGCGAGCAGGTTTGGATCAATGTGCAATGTATAG
- the LOC116202003 gene encoding uncharacterized protein LOC116202003 isoform X2: protein MDSSTRFLFSNGTFLPTYEVPPVSSFLEAHPGAYTTTRTHDNASCVLLWERHLKRLANSVKLLFDSSPKVLFGRSSWSTAHSSLSASIKSPQFELIIRCLVNENMSKVKPVVTKDTNIGHEWAITILISGNAEKLTGTVSLDEEKLSRALDVHIHVGPYIPMVFGTIGARLALAGRGRIIAAAKHSDWVRKSLEKLRPPSVNELLLSNDGDHILEGSVTNFFVVCRRVEKSTDVKGSTYSSFEVQTAPLGDGVLPGVIRQLVIEVCLDKGIPVKEVAPSWSIHECWEEAFVTSSLRLLQHVESVRAPSTWDPSESRSWNEIEWEEKQLKGGPGMITTIIQEEVTAKAFAEGYLMTS from the exons ATGGACAGTAGTACAAGGTTTCTCTTCAGCAATGGCACTTTTTTGCCGACCTACGAAGTCCCTCCTGTTTCTTCCTTCCTCGAAGCCCATCCCG GTGCTTATACAACCACTAGGACTCACGACAATGCCTCATGTGTATTGCTATGGGAACGGCATTTGAAGAGACTTGCCAATTCTGTAAAACTACTGTTCGATAGCAGCCCTAAGGTTTTGTTTGGAAGATCCAGTTGGTCCACTGCTCATTCATCACTGTCAGCATCGATAAAATCACCCCAGTTTGAGTTGATTATTCGGTGTCTAGTCAATGAAAATATGAGCAAAGTGAAACCTGTCGTGACCAAGGATACAAACATTGGGCATGAATGGGCCATCACAATTCTTATTAGTGGGAATGCTGAGAAGTTAACTGGAACTGTGAGTTTAGATGAAGAGAAGCTCTCCAGGGCTCTTGATGTTCATATTCATGTTGGCCCGTATATTCCAATGGTATTTGGTACTATTGGAGCCCGGTTGGCTTTGGCCGGGCGAGGAAGGATTATTGCAGCTGCAAAGCATTCAGATTGGGTAAG GAAGTCTTTGGAGAAGTTGAGGCCTCCTTCAGTGAATGAGTTGTTGCTGTCAAATGATGGTGATCATATACTCGAAGGATCAGTGACAAACTTCTTTGTTGTGTGTCGCAGG GTTGAAAAATCTACGGATGTAAAGGGAAGCACCTACTCCTCTTTTGAAGTACAGACTGCTCCCCTTGGTGATGGAGTTCTTCCTGGTGTCATAAGGCAACTGGTCATTGA AGTATGCTTGGATAAGGGAATACCAGTCAAAGAAGTTGCTCCTTCGTGGTCCATTCATGAATGTTGGGAGGAGGCCTTTGTCACAA GTAGCTTGCGGCTTCTGCAGCATGTGGAAAGCGTTAGAGCTCCGAGCACATGGGATCCATCAGAATCGAGAAGCTGGAACGAGATAGAGTGGGAGGAGAAGCAGTTGAAG GGAGGCCCTGGGATGATCACGACGATAATTCAG GAGGAAGTCACGGCGAAGGCATTTGCTGAGGGTTACTTGATGACTTCATGA
- the LOC116200947 gene encoding mitochondrial inner membrane protease subunit 1-like isoform X2: MALRNIGLWAVEGFELAFSLAKFCCCIHVTGSYAMGPSMLPTIDLNGNVIIVERASVWLQKVSRGDMVVLTSPEDPNKQVIKRIVGMEGESVTYLIKPGESDECQTIVVPKGRVWVQGDNIHDSRDSRVFGAIPYGLVHGKLFWRVWPASRFGSMCNV, encoded by the exons atggcTCTAAGAAATATAGGATTGTGGGCAGTAGAAGGCTTCGAGCTAGCCTTCTCTTTGGCAAAGTTCTGCTGCTGCATCCATGTAACTGGCTCCTAC GCAATGGGACCCAGCATGCTCCCAACCATCGATCTAAATGGCAATGTAATCATTGTGGAGCGGGCCTCAGTCTGGCTCCAGAAAGTGAGCCGGGGCGATATGGTTGTGTTAACGTCGCCGGAGGACCCGAATAAGCAGGTCATCAAGCGCATTGTGGGCATGGAGGGCGAATCTGTGACTTATCTCATCAAACCTGGAGAAAGTGATGAATGCCAGACTATTGTG GTTCCAAAAGGTAGAGTCTGGGTTCAGGGCGATAACATTCACGATTCGCGTGATTCAAGAGTTTTTGGGGCAATTCCATATGGCCTTGTACATGGAAAATTATTTTGGAGA GTCTGGCCAGCGAGCAGGTTTGGATCAATGTGCAATGTATAG
- the LOC116202003 gene encoding uncharacterized protein LOC116202003 isoform X1 yields MDSSTRFLFSNGTFLPTYEVPPVSSFLEAHPGAYTTTRTHDNASCVLLWERHLKRLANSVKLLFDSSPKVLFGRSSWSTAHSSLSASIKSPQFELIIRCLVNENMSKVKPVVTKDTNIGHEWAITILISGNAEKLTGTVSLDEEKLSRALDVHIHVGPYIPMVFGTIGARLALAGRGRIIAAAKHSDWVRSRKSLEKLRPPSVNELLLSNDGDHILEGSVTNFFVVCRRVEKSTDVKGSTYSSFEVQTAPLGDGVLPGVIRQLVIEVCLDKGIPVKEVAPSWSIHECWEEAFVTSSLRLLQHVESVRAPSTWDPSESRSWNEIEWEEKQLKGGPGMITTIIQEEVTAKAFAEGYLMTS; encoded by the exons ATGGACAGTAGTACAAGGTTTCTCTTCAGCAATGGCACTTTTTTGCCGACCTACGAAGTCCCTCCTGTTTCTTCCTTCCTCGAAGCCCATCCCG GTGCTTATACAACCACTAGGACTCACGACAATGCCTCATGTGTATTGCTATGGGAACGGCATTTGAAGAGACTTGCCAATTCTGTAAAACTACTGTTCGATAGCAGCCCTAAGGTTTTGTTTGGAAGATCCAGTTGGTCCACTGCTCATTCATCACTGTCAGCATCGATAAAATCACCCCAGTTTGAGTTGATTATTCGGTGTCTAGTCAATGAAAATATGAGCAAAGTGAAACCTGTCGTGACCAAGGATACAAACATTGGGCATGAATGGGCCATCACAATTCTTATTAGTGGGAATGCTGAGAAGTTAACTGGAACTGTGAGTTTAGATGAAGAGAAGCTCTCCAGGGCTCTTGATGTTCATATTCATGTTGGCCCGTATATTCCAATGGTATTTGGTACTATTGGAGCCCGGTTGGCTTTGGCCGGGCGAGGAAGGATTATTGCAGCTGCAAAGCATTCAGATTGGGTAAG GAGCAGGAAGTCTTTGGAGAAGTTGAGGCCTCCTTCAGTGAATGAGTTGTTGCTGTCAAATGATGGTGATCATATACTCGAAGGATCAGTGACAAACTTCTTTGTTGTGTGTCGCAGG GTTGAAAAATCTACGGATGTAAAGGGAAGCACCTACTCCTCTTTTGAAGTACAGACTGCTCCCCTTGGTGATGGAGTTCTTCCTGGTGTCATAAGGCAACTGGTCATTGA AGTATGCTTGGATAAGGGAATACCAGTCAAAGAAGTTGCTCCTTCGTGGTCCATTCATGAATGTTGGGAGGAGGCCTTTGTCACAA GTAGCTTGCGGCTTCTGCAGCATGTGGAAAGCGTTAGAGCTCCGAGCACATGGGATCCATCAGAATCGAGAAGCTGGAACGAGATAGAGTGGGAGGAGAAGCAGTTGAAG GGAGGCCCTGGGATGATCACGACGATAATTCAG GAGGAAGTCACGGCGAAGGCATTTGCTGAGGGTTACTTGATGACTTCATGA